In Tautonia marina, the sequence GCGAGAACGCCGACACGTCCACCTTCGCTTCCGATCGGCGCAAAGAGAACCCCGAGAAGCCCTTAGACGTCTCGGGGCGGGTGGTATCGTCTGCTGTCGCAAGTAGCGGCGGAGGGACTCGAACCCCCGACACGCGGATTATGATTCCGCGAAGCGATTACGCTAACTTACAACCCGCCAAGCCTTTACGTCTTGCTTCTGTTCCCGTTGCCCCTTATTTGCCCCACGAGGCCCCCGAGACGCCCCCAGACCTGGCCGAAGTGATTGCCTCGTGGGAGGTGCTGCCCGAAGCTGTGAAGGCCGGGATCATGGCGATGGTCCGGGCCTCCTCGGGTGGGGAAGCGACAGGGTGAGTCGGTCGCGGCCTGAACGATCAGGTCAAGGCATCCTCGAAATCAACGACATCGGCTTTCGCCCTGGAAGTCTTGCCGAGGGAGAAACGGTCGAGAAGGTCACGGATTTTGGTCCCGAAGCTGATCTTCGGGGGAGGCTCGGGGGTGTGGCCGTCGCAGCGTTGTTCAAGCTCACGGGCGACCCTGCGGACGTTGTCGTAATAGGTATCGAATCGGGCCTTGAGCGTCCGAAAGTCGATCGTCTCGTCAGTGCTCGTCGCGAGCTTGGGGGTATCGGGCAAGAAATTATTGAAGACCGGGGGCATGGCCTTCTGGCTGGACGCTTCGAGAATTTGGGGGAGCTTGGTGCGATATTGCTGGGTGCGTTTGTCGGTCTTATTGAGGACCATTCCGACGATCTTCGGGACCGGCTCTTGATTCAGGTCGCAGGCGTAGTCGATGAGTTCGAACGTGTCCGGGAGGCCGTTCAGTGAAATCTGGTTCGGCTCGATCGGGATGAGGACGAAATCGCTCATGACGAGGCCGTTCACGACCAGCGTATGACGCTGATCGACGTGACTCGGGAGATCGACGAGCACGAAGTCATATGCGCTCAGCGATGGCTTGAGGTAGTCGCGGAAAAGGCCCGCGTCCTTCGTACGGTGCATCCGTTCCTCGATGTCGAGGATGCCGGGCTTGTCGGGGACAAGGACATCAATCCGAGCGAGTGGTGTGCCCTTCACCATGCTGGCAGGGCGTTCCGTGATGTAATCGTTGGGTTGCGCCAGGGACCTCCGAGTCCGCAAGAGCCTGTCCGCGAGCTTGGTGATACTCCGATGACTCTGGACGGCATGAGCAACCTCACGATGCCCGAGCAGGGAGCAGGAACTCGATGCCTGCGAGTCGAGGTCGATCACAAGGACTCGTTTCTTACGATTGGATGACAGGAATTCGGCAACGCCGACGGTTAGAGTCGATTTCCCCACTCCGCCCTTGTTGTTGTAAATCGAGACGACGTGCATTGCGCGGCTCCGAGGAATCTCTACATGTTCAGGAGGACTCCCTGCCCGGTTCAGTCATCCTTCAAATCATTGAACCATGAAATTGACCTTGAAGACATCTCCTTGTGACCTTTCGAGCGTGATGAAAATCACCCAAGAATCCCTCCCCGCAGCGGTGTCTCGATCTCTGCCGATCGTCATTCTGGACTCGGCCCGGTGGTTCGAACTGAGAAGGCCCCGACCCAACGACGACTCGCCGGGGGTCGGGGCCTTCGAGGGAGGACATTCCTGCTGTTCACCTCAAAAGGGTGGGATGTCTCGGAGAACCGGGTCTGCCGGAAGGACGGGGGGACCGTCGAGGGAGGCTCGTTCGGCCGCTCCGCAGGCGTTACAGGCGCCGTCGGCGATCTGGTCGGGGCCGGGGAGATCGTACTCGATCAGGACGCGACCGCAGGAGCAGACGAGGCGGCCCGAGGGGGTCGAGTCGGGGTCGTCGAGGTCGGGGGAGGCGGGGCCGAGGGTCCAGCGGATTTCGTCGGTCCAGGCTGGCCAGGTCGAGGGGTCGGAATGCTGGGGGAGTCGGGTCGGGGTGCTCATGGGTGATCCTCTGGGAAAGGATTGGGATGAGAGGGGAAGCGATGGGGCCGGGAGTGGAAGACTCCCGACCCCGAACCGATCAGAGGTAGCAAGGGGACTCGACGCGGCGCTCGGCCTCTGCGTCGGCCGCCACCTGTTCCCAGAGGATCGAGGCGGTGTCGGTGTCGAGGGAGTGGAAGTCGCCGCCCTGCGCGGCATGCCAGGCCGCATCTTCGGCCGAATAGCGGACGCGGCGGAGGGGGTTGCCGAAGGTGTCGGTCGGGCGATCGAGCCCGAGGCCGAAGCGGGTGGTCTTGACGCGGCGGGTGCTGTCGAAAAGGATCGTCATGGGTGAGGCTCCTATTCAGCCTTGCCCTCGGGGGGTCGGGTGAGTACCAGTCACTCGGCCCCCTCTCGTTTTCGGGCTTGCCCTTTGCTCGCCCGACATGAAAGAGTATAATTCATGTGTACCCATAAAGTCAATATCGGTGCACCCATAAAATCAGAAAACAGGGGAGCGATCCATGACGGACGCCACGCGCACCCGAGGCCGACCGCCGTCCGAGCGGAAGCGGACGGGCCAGGTCAAAATCCGGTGTTATGAGGAATGGGCGGACTGGCTCCGATCGGCCTCCGACCAGACCGGCCAGGATGCCGCCGAGATCATCGCGGAAGCTGTCGCCGCTTGGGCGAAGCGAAAGAAGCTGCCCGCGCCGCCGGAACGGTGAACCGGCGCCCGGATCACGACCGATCCGCCTCGGGGGGATCGCGGGTCTGTTGGATGCTTGCACCTCTGTTCAGGAGCGTGTATCGTCGCTCTCGTGAGAGGCCGTTGCGGCGATTGGCCACCTTCGAGAGGAGATAATCCAATGAAAATCATCCTAGCATTCGTGCTGGCGTGCGCCGCGATTGCGGCCCGATCGGAGGCCCAAGTCGATGTGAGGTACGACCCGGCGACGGACCGCAAGGTGGCAACTTTCGAGATGAGCCGTCCCCCTGAGCAGGACGGGGGCTCCAACGACAGGCCCGAAGCCTTCCGTCTGCTGCTCTACGGTGATGGCCGCGAGCCAGCCGACTTAAACAGCGCGACGTTTGAGATGGAGTTCAGCAACCTCTCGGGGTTCCTCTTCGAGCCCCGGGAACGAGTCATGTTCTACGCCGACGGCGAGCGGTGGGATGTGCCCGTCGAGGTCGTTCGCAAGGCCCGCCGGCCCGACGTGATTTACTCCGGGCCCGCCTCGCCCAGTAACGCGGACGTAGTCGTCTTCGACGAGCGGATTGAGGCCACCTTCGATGCCGAACGGCTCGATCTGATGGCCGAGGCCAAAGAGGTTGTCATCGGCATCGGCGAACGGCGGTACGTCGTCTCGGGCCGGAACCGTGGGACGCTGGCGACCGCAGCCGACATCCGGCAGGACCTCGCGATGCTGGACCAGATCGTCGAAAGGCTCCGGGCCGAACGGCTGGCAGCCGAGGCGTACCAGGACGCGATCGAGGAGGCCCGCGCTGAGGCGAAGTCGAAGACGACCCGTCGGGCGGCCGAGTCTTTCCTGACCCGCCGCCACCGGGAGATCGTGGCCGAGTTGTGCGAACGCTATGACCTCACCCCCGAGGCGATCGAGGCCGCATGGAAGGCTCGTTACAGCAAACCCTGATGAACGGATCGAAAAAGACGACTCCGCTTCAGCTCCGTGCCTTGGCCGTTGCGCTGAAGCGTTACGAGGAAAGAGAATCGGCTACGGTGTCGGCGCTCGATTTGGTGTCCGTCGCGCTTTTGCATCCGCGCTGCGCTTGCTCGTCATCCAAACCCGAACGCCGCCTTCTCAAGGCCGCTCGCCTCGCGCGTCGCGATCTCGAACGACTCGTGGAACGTGGGTATGCAACCTCCGACGGCCTCGGGACCGTCCGGTTGACTCCGAGCGGACTCGATCTCGCTCGCGACCGACGTTGACGTGCCGCCGGGTGGAACACTGTTCCAGGAGGGAGGGGGCAGCCCGGTTCCGTCCCGATCGGGGACGGGGGGCCGAGGTGCCTCGGATATGGCCTTCCCCGAAATGGCTCTGGGTCCAATGCGTCGTCGGTGCCCTGATCGATGCTGTAACACTGTTACAGTTCGAGCGGTGCTGCAACGCCAGAACAATTCCCTGCCTTGCGAGTCCTAACAAATCGCCCGCGAACCCTTCGCAGAGTGGGTTTCACGGCTGTGCGGCAGTGAAGTCAAATCAGACCCTCCAATCGGTCGTCGGGATGGGTATTTGATCCGATCTGGATCAGGTGACGCCCGTTCAGATACAATTGCGACGGGTAAGCCCCTGTCTGGCCAGACAGGGGCCGTGCGGGTCGGGCTCGTCATCGGTCCCCCAGCCGAGACGACGCCCGGCCCGGCCCGATCCTCTGGGGGATGATTCATGAGCCGTTACGACGATGGCACTGCGTCGGTCCTGTCAGAACTTCGGCATGACTTCCGCAGTGCCGCCGACAAGGGCCGCGACCTGTTCGGGATCATCGTGTGCGATCTTATCGAGGTGCTGGACCGACCCAACGATGCCGGGTGGGGTAGCCGCCTCCCATCGGTTCGCCCATTGACTCGGTACGGATCGCCATTCGAGAACCACGTCTGGAACAGGTTCTACGCTTGGCCGGATCGCAAGGTCCTCGCTGCCTACTACGGCGCCCCCGAGCGCTTCGACACCTGGCTTGCCCTCGCCAATCGGGCTTATCGGGCGACCTGGGACTTTCCGGCCATCCTCCACAACGCCACTCCGGAACCATTCCCTCGCGCCGGAGCGATCAACCGCGCCAACGCTGCCGCGTGGCTCGCCACGGTTCACCGACTCGCCTGGGTGGCACCCGCGGACGAAACCCTCAGCACTTGCCGCATGACGGAGTTCAGGCCAGGCCGCATGACGCAATGGTACGAGCCCGCCGATTGGGACGCATGGGCACGAGACAGGGCAAGGGCGGGCGGATTCCCGAGCGATCACCCGGATACCCTCCCGAGCTGCTGGTACTCGACCCTGCCGGAAGGGCTCGACTTGTTCTCTGCCTCCGCCGAGGCCATCCAGATCATCTCGAAGGCCTTGCCGAATCTAGTGCCGGGCGATGCCACACCCCCAGACGACGCGGCACGATTCGAGGCGAAGCCCGAGGCCCCGCATGACCTCGTGACACTCAATCAGGCCGCTGGAATGGTGCATCGGGTGAAGCGAACACTTGAAGGATACAAGAACAAAGGGATGCCCGATCCCGTCGTGGAAGGTGGAGGGGGAAGGTCTGCCCTGTATGACTGGAAGGAGATGAAGCCCTGGCTTCAAGACACCTTCGGAGTGATTCTGCCCGACACCTTCCCCGCGAACCGCCGAAACACATAAAAGATCGCTAACTGAAAACCGCCGAAAACCGCACGCAACCGCCCCGCCCCTGATTAGGTTCGCTCGCGTGGTCCCGTTACTCCCGGAGACACGCGAGATGATCGAACCGGTGAAGATCGAACCCGAGGCCCTGTACGATGACGCCGCCCTGCGTCAGACCCTCGGGTTGACCTGCTCTGCTCTGTCCGCTGGCCGCCGTTCGGGTGCCCTGCGATACACGAGGCAGGGGAAACGAACGCTCTATAAGGGGGCCTGGATTCTGGCCTGGTTGGAATCCGAGGCGAAGCCCTCCACACCCTCCCATAAGGCTACCGGCCGGGGGGGGCGATGATGGAACGTCCCTCCCTGCCCGAGGCCCCCACGAGGCCCCCGGTCGAACGCCTGGCCCTGCGCCTGGATGAGATCGCCGAAGCCATCGGCATCTCTCGTCGCACGATCGAACGCGAGCGATCGGCCGGACGATTCCCGAAGCCCGACCGGGTGATCGGCCGAGTTTCGCTCTGGAGCCGATCGACGATCATCAAATGGCTGGAAGGGGGTGTAGCATGAGCAGCCCCATCACGCCCGCCGCCGCCTGGATCATCGGCCGCCTCGTCGCTGGCCTGGAAGTGAATGGCCATCTGGACGCCCTAGATGGACCCCTACGGGGGTTCGTCGATCACCTGGCAGGATTGACCGTCGATCCCGCCGATGACCGTAAGAAGGCCCTGGATGGCTTCCTGGCCGCCCGAGATGATCGAGATGAAGTCTTGCAGAAGATCCTGGCCGTCGATCTGAGTAAGCCGATTCCCGAAGCGGAGCAGGAGCAGGAGAAGCCCGACGAGGGGGACGACTGGGGGCCGATCCGATTCGGGACGCTCCCAAGTGTCGAGCCGTTCCCCTTGCACGTCCTTTCCGCACCGGCCCGCGACCTGGCCGAAGCTGCGGCCGAATCGATCGGATGCCCGGTCGATTTCCCCGCCGTCGCGTGCCTGGCCGTCGCCTCGGGGATCATCGGCCAATCGGTCCGACTGCTGATCAAGGCGGGATATTTTGCATCGGCATCGGTCTATGCGGCCCTCGTGGGGGGGCCGTCGATCGGCAAGTCGCCTGCGCTTCGGGTCGCGACGTTGATCCTGTGGGCGATCGCCAATGAGCTTCATCTGGAGTGGCAGCGCGAGATGGAAGCCTGGGAGATGGAGGACCCGAAAGAACGAGGCCCGAAGCCCCAGCTACGTCGTCTCGCTTCCAGTGATTGCACGACCGAAGCCCTCGGGCCGATCCTGGCCGATAACCCACGAGGTTTGACCGTCCTGCCCGACGAGATGACGAAGTGGGTGTTGTCGATGGATCAATACAAGGGTGGCAAGGGTGGCGATCGTCCGTTCTACCTGTCGGCATGGGCCGGGGAACCCGTCTTCATCGACCGGGCGAAGAACATGAAGGAACCGATCGCCGTTCCTCATCCCTTCCTGACCGTCATCGGCGGGATGACGCCCGACATGCTTTCGACCCTGCCCGAGGGGAAGGGACGCGATGACGGGTTCCTGGCCCGGCTCTTGTTTGCTTTTCCCGATCCGGTGACCAGACGCCGCTATTCCGAACGAGGCATTCCCGAGGATGTTGCAACCGACTGGGCAAACCTCGTCCGAAGTCTTTGGGGTCGGGGGATGCGATTCGTCAACGGTCGGGAGCAAGCCCACGTCGTCGGCATGACGCCCGAGGCCCGCAAGGCATGGGTGGCCCTGATGAATGCCCACTTGGCCGAACACGAGGCCGATGACTTCGATGATGCCCTGGAAGGATGCTGGGGGAAGCTGGAAGCCTACGCCGGTCGCCTGGCCCTCATCCTTCACCTGATGGACCTGTCGAGCGATCCGACGAGGCCCGCCCCGGTCGAACCGCCCGACCTGGGTGAAACCGTCATCGACGCCGCCGCCGATCTGCTCGTCTACTTCAAGAGCCACGCCCGCCGGACCTACGCCGCGATGGGTGGCAAGGCGGAGCAAGGCGGATCGGATGTCCGGGCGATCATTCGGTGGGTGTTGCGGAACGACCTGACCCGATTCTCAACACGAGACATCGACCGGAATATCCCCCGGTTCCACGACAATGACGCCGCCCTGACCGATGTCCTCGATTGGCTCGTTCGCCACAACATCATCCGGCCCTACTCTCTGCCCGAGGGGGAGCAACCTCGACGCGGACGCAAACGCGTCCCTGAGTTTGACGTGAACCCGCTGCTACGGACCTCCCCACGGTTCCGACACCTTCGACGCTGAAAAGGGACTGCCCGACATACCCGACACAATTGACGAATTACCCGACCGGCCCGCCATTCTGTCGTTATTGTCGGGTATGTCGGGTGATTCCTAGAAAGTGAGGGAAGCCCGCCAATGATCTGGCCATTGACCGCGACCGGCCCGCCCCGAGGCCGGATCGACTGGCAGGAGCTTCGGGACCGGATCGACCTGGCCGCCGTTGCCACCGCCTTGATGGGGCCGCCCCCCGGCCGACGAGGCGAACGGGGCCGCCGGTTATGGTGGCCCTGCCCGTTCCACGATGACCAGAACCCGAGCTTCGCCATCGACCCGAGCAAGCCGTTCTGGAAGTGCTACGGATGCAACGAACGGGGGGACGCTGCGAACCTCGTGATGCTGGTTCGATCGTGTTCCTTCCCCGAGGCCGTGAAGTGGCTGGCCGACTTTGCAGGGGGAGCAATCCCGTATCACTGGAGCAGTGATAGAGCAGTGATACGAAGCAAGCC encodes:
- a CDS encoding ParA family protein, whose product is MHVVSIYNNKGGVGKSTLTVGVAEFLSSNRKKRVLVIDLDSQASSSCSLLGHREVAHAVQSHRSITKLADRLLRTRRSLAQPNDYITERPASMVKGTPLARIDVLVPDKPGILDIEERMHRTKDAGLFRDYLKPSLSAYDFVLVDLPSHVDQRHTLVVNGLVMSDFVLIPIEPNQISLNGLPDTFELIDYACDLNQEPVPKIVGMVLNKTDKRTQQYRTKLPQILEASSQKAMPPVFNNFLPDTPKLATSTDETIDFRTLKARFDTYYDNVRRVARELEQRCDGHTPEPPPKISFGTKIRDLLDRFSLGKTSRAKADVVDFEDALT
- a CDS encoding helix-turn-helix transcriptional regulator, which translates into the protein MMERPSLPEAPTRPPVERLALRLDEIAEAIGISRRTIERERSAGRFPKPDRVIGRVSLWSRSTIIKWLEGGVA
- a CDS encoding DUF3987 domain-containing protein; protein product: MSSPITPAAAWIIGRLVAGLEVNGHLDALDGPLRGFVDHLAGLTVDPADDRKKALDGFLAARDDRDEVLQKILAVDLSKPIPEAEQEQEKPDEGDDWGPIRFGTLPSVEPFPLHVLSAPARDLAEAAAESIGCPVDFPAVACLAVASGIIGQSVRLLIKAGYFASASVYAALVGGPSIGKSPALRVATLILWAIANELHLEWQREMEAWEMEDPKERGPKPQLRRLASSDCTTEALGPILADNPRGLTVLPDEMTKWVLSMDQYKGGKGGDRPFYLSAWAGEPVFIDRAKNMKEPIAVPHPFLTVIGGMTPDMLSTLPEGKGRDDGFLARLLFAFPDPVTRRRYSERGIPEDVATDWANLVRSLWGRGMRFVNGREQAHVVGMTPEARKAWVALMNAHLAEHEADDFDDALEGCWGKLEAYAGRLALILHLMDLSSDPTRPAPVEPPDLGETVIDAAADLLVYFKSHARRTYAAMGGKAEQGGSDVRAIIRWVLRNDLTRFSTRDIDRNIPRFHDNDAALTDVLDWLVRHNIIRPYSLPEGEQPRRGRKRVPEFDVNPLLRTSPRFRHLRR